In Rosa chinensis cultivar Old Blush chromosome 1, RchiOBHm-V2, whole genome shotgun sequence, a genomic segment contains:
- the LOC112201644 gene encoding uncharacterized protein LOC112201644, with protein MNNDVGASGSKPSFEDVQEEVPLPFPQAVYQEKALSRKEKKSMECFDVFKKVEVNIPLLDAIKTIPTYAKFLKDLFTHKRYKNKLKKDDKMCLNERISAVFQRKLPPKFKDPGSFTIPCKIGERPFEKALMDLGASINLMPYGVYKELGLSDIKPIQISLQLADRSVVYPRGVVEDVLVQVDELVIPADFVILDMEEVYQDELPIIFGRAFMATGGTKIDVKLGLLTMMVYDTTIGFKIFDELRKSMRLQKVYSIEVEDKIDDLVAHFS; from the coding sequence ATGAATAATGATGTGGGAGCAAGTGGGTCCAAGCCAAGTTTTGAGGACGTGCAAGAAGAAGTGCCACTTCCTTTTCCACAAGCGGTGTATCAAGAGAAGGCTTTGAGTAGGAAAGAGAAGAAATCCATGGAGTGTTTTGATGTATTCAAGAAGGTGGAGGTCAATATTCCTCTTCTTGATGCAATCAAGACCATTCCTACATATGCCAAATTTCTCAAGGACTTGTTCACTCACAAGCGGTATAAgaataaattgaagaaagatGATAAAATGTGCTTGAATGAGAGAATTAGTGCTGTATTTCAAAGGAAGTTACCTCCCAAGTTCAAGGATCCGGGATCTTTTACTATTCCTTGCAAGATTGGTGAGAGGCCATTTGAGAAAGCTCTTATGGATTTGGGGGCTAGTATTAATTTGATGCCTTATGGAGTGTACAAGGAGCTTGGGTTAAGCGACATCAAGCCTATCCAAATTTCTCTCCAACTAGCCGATAGAAGTGTGGTGTACCCGAGAGGAGTCGTGGAGGATGTCTTAGTGCAAGTCGATGAATTGGTCATACCGGCCGATTTCGTTATTCTTGACATGGAGGAAGTTTACCAAGATGAGCTCCCTATCATCTTTGGTAGAGCTTTTATGGCCACGGGGGGGACAAAAATTGATGTGAAGTTGGGCTTGCTTACCATGATGGTCTATGATACAACAATCGGCTTTAAGATATTCGATGAATTGAGGAAGTCCATGAGACTCCAAAAAGTCTATTCTATTGAAGTCGAGGACAAGATTGATGACTTGGTGGCACACTTTTCATGA